From the genome of Elusimicrobiota bacterium, one region includes:
- the ygiD gene encoding 4,5-DOPA dioxygenase extradiol encodes MNVLADNAYTRDLAAFSKTLAKPECVLVVSAHWLTNGTFVTSGKNLEQIYDFYGFPDSLYNFKYAAPGSPVHAALVAESTHKVKITPDGKRGIDHAAWAVLKHLLPKADVPVLELSLDITKSPRAHYDLGRALAPLRERGALIIGSGNIVHNLRIMDFEEKAEPYPWAVEFDAKAKECLENNDHEALINYSKWGELSQYAVPTNEHYLPMLYALALKDTDEQISFLHESMQNASISMRSFIIQ; translated from the coding sequence ATGAACGTTTTGGCTGACAATGCCTATACCAGGGACCTTGCCGCATTTTCAAAAACGCTGGCCAAACCGGAATGCGTGCTGGTCGTTTCGGCCCATTGGCTTACGAACGGAACTTTTGTAACTTCAGGAAAAAATCTCGAGCAGATATACGATTTTTACGGCTTTCCCGACAGCCTGTACAATTTCAAGTATGCCGCGCCGGGCTCGCCCGTCCACGCGGCTCTTGTTGCGGAGAGTACGCATAAAGTTAAAATAACTCCGGACGGAAAGCGGGGCATAGACCACGCGGCTTGGGCCGTGCTGAAGCATCTTTTGCCAAAAGCCGACGTGCCGGTTTTGGAATTAAGCCTGGATATAACCAAGAGCCCGCGGGCGCACTACGACCTGGGCCGCGCGCTTGCGCCATTAAGGGAGCGCGGGGCGCTGATAATCGGAAGCGGGAACATAGTCCATAATCTGAGGATTATGGATTTTGAGGAAAAAGCCGAGCCATACCCGTGGGCAGTTGAATTTGACGCTAAAGCTAAGGAATGTCTGGAAAACAACGACCACGAAGCCCTGATCAACTACTCAAAGTGGGGCGAACTCTCACAATACGCCGTGCCGACCAATGAACATTACCTGCCGATGCTTTACGCCCTGGCCCTTAAAGACACAGATGAACAAATTTCATTCCTGCACGAATCGATGCAGAATGCCAGTATTTCCATGCGAAGTTTTATAATCCAGTAA
- a CDS encoding peptide chain release factor 3, whose product MTTDNQISRRRTFAIISHPDAGKTTLTEKLLLYGGAVQLAGSVTARRNQQNTTSDWMELEKKRGISISSTVLQFEYRDFYINLLDTPGHRDFSEDTYRVLMAVDAAIMVLDAGKGIESQTLKLFEICRLRQIPIFTFINKLDRPSKDSLELLDEIEKSLQLHVFPVNLPLGSGQDFKGVYDRRLKQVHFFERVPGGAFRAPVTVLDRFDEEVLARLDAITRKRVIEEISVLDHAGEPFDAKAVLAGDMTPVFFGSAMNNFGVQMLLDGFLELSPPPRPQKTLSGNILPEDPRFSGFIFKIQSNMDPKHRDQIAFLRVCSGVFQRDMRVLHSRSGKSVRLSSSHKLFGRSRETVNEAYPGDVIGIVGHSEFRIGDTLTDDASIVYKEVPRFPPEHFAFLHCSNTIQFKKFQTGLEQLLQEGVVQVFSFGDGARRLPLLGAVGPLQFEVLQHRLQFEYGAETRLEAAPWNIARWAVKTPTEVLDAATLPSGSRRAQDAKGNTVLLFPKEWECAYFLKNNPKITLSKLPPEAQKTP is encoded by the coding sequence ATGACGACTGACAATCAAATTTCCAGACGGCGCACCTTCGCCATTATCTCTCATCCCGACGCGGGCAAAACCACGCTTACCGAGAAACTTTTGCTTTACGGCGGCGCAGTGCAGCTGGCCGGGTCCGTTACCGCCCGCAGAAACCAGCAAAACACCACTTCCGACTGGATGGAACTTGAAAAAAAGCGCGGCATATCCATCAGCTCAACCGTGCTTCAGTTTGAATACCGCGATTTTTACATAAACCTGCTGGATACTCCCGGCCACAGGGACTTTTCCGAAGATACTTACCGCGTTTTGATGGCCGTGGACGCGGCAATAATGGTCCTTGACGCCGGCAAGGGTATTGAGAGCCAGACGCTCAAGCTTTTTGAGATCTGCCGCCTGCGACAGATACCTATTTTCACTTTCATAAACAAGCTGGACAGGCCCTCAAAGGACTCTTTGGAATTGCTGGATGAAATAGAAAAGTCGCTCCAACTCCATGTTTTTCCCGTCAACCTGCCGCTTGGCTCCGGCCAGGATTTTAAGGGCGTTTATGACCGCCGCCTTAAACAGGTGCATTTTTTTGAGCGAGTCCCCGGCGGCGCTTTCCGCGCGCCGGTAACCGTTCTGGACCGCTTTGACGAAGAGGTGTTGGCAAGGCTTGACGCTATCACCCGAAAGCGGGTTATTGAAGAAATTTCGGTGTTGGACCACGCCGGAGAACCGTTTGACGCCAAGGCGGTGCTTGCCGGAGATATGACGCCGGTGTTTTTCGGGAGCGCCATGAATAATTTCGGCGTGCAGATGCTGCTGGACGGCTTTCTTGAACTCTCGCCTCCGCCCCGCCCACAAAAAACCTTGTCCGGCAATATTTTGCCGGAGGACCCGCGGTTTTCCGGTTTTATTTTCAAGATCCAGTCCAACATGGACCCGAAGCACAGGGATCAGATAGCTTTTTTAAGGGTGTGTTCGGGGGTGTTTCAAAGAGATATGCGGGTTTTGCACTCGCGCAGCGGCAAGAGCGTCCGGCTTTCAAGCTCGCACAAGCTTTTCGGCAGGAGCCGCGAAACCGTAAACGAAGCGTATCCCGGAGATGTTATAGGCATAGTGGGACATTCGGAATTCCGCATCGGCGACACGCTCACTGATGACGCTTCCATAGTTTACAAGGAAGTTCCGCGCTTCCCGCCGGAACATTTCGCGTTCCTTCACTGTTCAAACACGATACAGTTTAAAAAGTTTCAAACCGGCCTGGAGCAGCTTCTGCAGGAGGGCGTGGTGCAGGTATTTTCGTTTGGGGACGGCGCCCGGCGTCTTCCGCTTTTGGGAGCCGTGGGCCCGCTGCAGTTCGAGGTTTTGCAGCACAGACTGCAATTTGAATATGGGGCCGAAACCCGCCTTGAAGCCGCCCCCTGGAACATAGCCCGCTGGGCGGTTAAAACTCCGACTGAAGTTTTGGATGCGGCGACGCTCCCTTCCGGCTCCCGCCGGGCGCAGGACGCGAAAGGCAACACGGTCCTGCTGTTCCCCAAAGAATGGGAATGCGCATACTTCCTTAAGAACAACCCGAAGATCACCCTCTCAAAACTGCCCCCGGAAGCCCAGAAAACGCCCTGA
- a CDS encoding PqqD family protein, which produces MTKKEKPTDLKKEFIRNTDILASPIQEELVMFDVEAGKYFSLNGMAAVIWRHLGTPVTVEALCTELQKNFDVSAERCKQEVAAFVSELEAKGLIRTLEPEK; this is translated from the coding sequence ATGACAAAAAAAGAGAAACCAACAGACCTTAAAAAAGAGTTTATCCGCAATACGGATATTTTGGCGTCGCCTATTCAGGAAGAGTTGGTAATGTTCGATGTGGAGGCCGGGAAATATTTTAGCCTCAATGGGATGGCCGCCGTTATCTGGCGGCATCTGGGGACCCCCGTAACCGTTGAGGCGCTGTGCACTGAGTTGCAGAAAAATTTTGACGTCTCTGCCGAGCGGTGCAAACAGGAAGTCGCGGCCTTTGTATCGGAACTGGAGGCCAAGGGCCTGATACGGACGCTGGAGCCGGAAAAATGA
- a CDS encoding asparagine synthase-related protein, with protein MSAIFGLIYLDGRPVTPERLEIMRRALKGWGPDGIVSRIKGCAGMGYANLHTTPEARYETMPWEDPDSGILITAAARLDNRDELCDLFHIPAPERPAVPDGRLVALAFSRWGDDTPSRLFGDWSFAAWDQAQRRLFVARDQLGNTGLFYCHKHPFFAFASSPQAILTLPEFSVKLDEWQLARYLVIFPGAEKGWSHTFWEDVRSLLPAHSMTVTPQTLQLRKYWRIDDAPVVRLGSDKDYMEGFMDHFRRAVRVRLRSDRPIGTTLSAGLDSGSVTALAAEALQGAGQTLAAFTSVPLYPAEHLVPGALADEWPLARTVAEKYKNIRHIPINASGVSPVGAIRDSLDVFGCPLHAAGNLYWLQAITSEARRQELGVLLTGQMGNGTVSWSGGRNRIFFLLAGRHWDEGFSALRTYRQREGCSWYRTMRRHLLSPLLGPLWRRRRLFVHPSKQPWGEYSAILPAFARRMDLQAAMRREDHDPFFAAPMSPEQERRLTIEQNSPGLYIHHGLGAAAGLDVRDPTADVRLLMFCLGVPEEKHSSGGGERMLLRRAMCALPDEVRWNTARGKQAADVGRRLLDHREEMEEELQALASHRSVPAYVDCGSLQSAWKELQTEVTPHTNHRAASLLLRGVMAGRFIMNSLN; from the coding sequence ATGAGCGCCATTTTTGGTCTGATCTATCTAGATGGAAGGCCCGTCACGCCGGAGCGTTTGGAAATAATGCGCCGCGCCCTGAAAGGCTGGGGGCCCGACGGTATCGTCAGCCGCATTAAGGGCTGTGCCGGGATGGGTTATGCCAACCTTCACACCACGCCTGAAGCCAGGTATGAAACGATGCCCTGGGAGGATCCGGATTCGGGGATCCTTATTACCGCCGCCGCCCGACTGGACAATCGGGACGAGCTCTGCGATCTTTTCCACATCCCCGCACCCGAGCGGCCCGCCGTCCCGGACGGCCGCCTGGTCGCGCTGGCTTTCAGCCGCTGGGGGGACGACACACCCTCCCGCCTGTTCGGCGATTGGTCCTTTGCCGCCTGGGACCAGGCGCAACGCCGCCTATTTGTCGCCCGGGATCAGCTGGGGAATACGGGACTCTTTTACTGTCACAAGCATCCCTTCTTCGCTTTCGCCTCATCGCCCCAGGCGATTCTTACCTTACCCGAATTTTCCGTTAAACTAGATGAATGGCAGCTCGCCCGTTATCTAGTAATCTTCCCCGGCGCGGAGAAGGGATGGTCCCACACCTTCTGGGAGGATGTCCGTTCCCTCTTGCCCGCCCACAGCATGACCGTAACGCCCCAAACCCTGCAGCTCCGGAAATACTGGCGCATCGACGATGCCCCGGTCGTCCGCCTGGGTTCCGACAAAGACTATATGGAAGGGTTCATGGACCATTTCCGGCGGGCCGTACGCGTACGGCTGCGCTCCGACAGGCCCATCGGGACCACATTGAGCGCCGGCCTGGATTCCGGTTCCGTCACGGCACTTGCGGCGGAAGCTCTGCAGGGCGCGGGGCAAACGCTGGCTGCCTTCACTTCCGTTCCCCTTTATCCGGCGGAACATCTGGTTCCCGGCGCCCTGGCCGATGAATGGCCCCTGGCCCGCACGGTGGCTGAAAAGTATAAAAATATCCGGCATATTCCTATCAATGCCTCCGGCGTCTCCCCTGTCGGAGCCATCCGCGACAGTCTTGATGTGTTCGGCTGCCCCCTGCATGCGGCAGGCAACCTGTACTGGCTTCAGGCAATAACCAGCGAAGCCAGGCGTCAGGAGCTTGGTGTGCTGCTGACGGGACAAATGGGCAACGGTACGGTCTCCTGGAGCGGCGGGAGGAACCGGATATTCTTTCTGCTTGCCGGCAGGCACTGGGATGAAGGGTTCAGCGCCTTGCGGACTTATCGGCAAAGAGAGGGCTGCTCCTGGTACCGGACTATGCGCCGCCATTTGTTGAGCCCCCTGCTGGGTCCCCTGTGGCGCAGACGACGGCTATTTGTTCACCCCTCAAAACAGCCCTGGGGCGAATACAGCGCCATACTTCCGGCTTTTGCAAGGAGGATGGATCTTCAGGCGGCCATGCGCCGGGAGGATCACGACCCGTTCTTTGCGGCACCCATGTCCCCCGAACAGGAACGGCGCCTGACCATCGAACAAAACTCGCCCGGGCTGTACATACACCACGGGCTTGGCGCGGCGGCCGGACTGGATGTCAGGGACCCCACTGCCGATGTCCGTCTGCTTATGTTCTGCCTTGGCGTACCCGAAGAAAAACACAGCAGCGGCGGCGGAGAGCGCATGCTGCTGCGTCGGGCCATGTGCGCGCTGCCGGACGAGGTGCGCTGGAATACTGCGCGGGGAAAGCAGGCGGCCGATGTGGGAAGGCGACTACTGGATCACCGGGAAGAAATGGAGGAGGAACTGCAGGCACTGGCATCACACCGCTCGGTTCCGGCCTATGTGGACTGCGGCTCCCTGCAAAGCGCCTGGAAAGAGCTCCAGACGGAGGTTACCCCTCATACGAACCATCGGGCGGCATCGCTGCTCCTGCGTGGCGTTATGGCCGGGCGTTTTATAATGAATTCACTAAACTAA
- a CDS encoding PqqD family peptide modification chaperone, whose translation MNLYYRRSPAFTDCRNGILHARPPDSNKQLRLEGTGRRIWELLEYPVTITEISLNLAGEFSGDVEKIAGYTGRFLKSLQERGLTETRRKAPSPEDKQRFSYLGLLKRALVNLIYPEHELRIRFLEKRAAGMTGLERKRYLRDIRYREPELYQAVIDAKHDFGMSDRARYAFSHTMIGLPGLDNLERCAEAVFSENIPGDFMEAGVCQGGAAIFMRALQRAYGEGGRRLWAADSFEGLPPPGSGPDAAQGFDLSETKVPSLAFSLDGVRDNFIRYDLLDSQVVFLPGWFTDTLPTAPIEQLAILRLDADLYSSTKTALECLYPKVVPGGFIIIDDYGFFAACRQAVDEYRARHGIKEPIKLVNRSCVYWRKRR comes from the coding sequence ATGAACTTATACTATCGACGGAGCCCGGCCTTTACAGACTGCCGCAATGGGATACTTCACGCCCGGCCGCCGGACAGCAATAAACAACTGCGTTTAGAGGGCACAGGCAGACGGATATGGGAACTTCTGGAATATCCTGTCACGATTACTGAGATATCCCTTAACCTGGCCGGTGAGTTCTCAGGCGATGTTGAAAAGATCGCCGGGTATACCGGCAGGTTCTTGAAATCGTTGCAGGAGCGGGGCCTGACGGAAACCCGCCGTAAGGCGCCGTCGCCCGAAGACAAGCAGCGGTTCAGCTACCTGGGGCTTCTGAAGCGCGCCCTAGTCAACCTGATCTATCCCGAGCATGAGCTGCGGATACGGTTTCTCGAAAAGCGGGCTGCCGGCATGACCGGGCTGGAACGAAAGCGCTACCTGCGGGACATAAGGTACCGGGAACCGGAGCTGTATCAGGCGGTAATTGACGCCAAGCATGACTTCGGCATGTCGGACCGGGCGCGCTACGCTTTCAGCCACACAATGATCGGACTCCCGGGACTGGATAATCTGGAGCGGTGCGCCGAGGCGGTGTTCTCGGAAAATATCCCCGGCGATTTCATGGAGGCGGGCGTCTGCCAGGGCGGCGCTGCCATCTTTATGCGGGCGCTGCAGAGAGCTTATGGAGAGGGAGGCCGCCGTCTTTGGGCCGCCGATTCCTTCGAGGGGCTGCCGCCGCCCGGGTCAGGACCGGACGCGGCGCAGGGGTTTGATCTGTCAGAAACGAAGGTGCCGTCTTTGGCGTTTTCTTTAGACGGCGTGCGCGACAATTTCATCCGTTACGATCTTTTAGACTCGCAGGTCGTTTTCCTGCCGGGCTGGTTTACCGACACCCTTCCGACAGCGCCTATAGAACAACTTGCCATCCTGAGATTGGATGCCGACCTCTATTCATCGACCAAAACCGCCCTGGAGTGTCTCTATCCCAAGGTTGTCCCAGGCGGATTTATTATCATTGACGATTACGGTTTTTTTGCGGCCTGCCGTCAGGCAGTTGACGAATATCGCGCCCGGCACGGTATTAAAGAGCCCATTAAACTTGTCAACCGGTCATGCGTTTATTGGAGGAAACGAAGATGA
- a CDS encoding glycosyltransferase family 2 protein gives MTRRPNPTPAVSVVMTVYNSAVFVAEAIESILGQTFEDFEFIIVDDGSTDGSPDVVRRYASGDPRIRPFFLSHGGSHSAVNFGVRQAAGNWIARCDHDDISLPSRLRTQLDWAQAAGVDICGSSYENMGLREGEAWCPESHEAICREMLFRVVILCGATMMRTEIAKNNPYRENIFLDDYEWVMRMAPKVRLGNVPAVLLKRRCHELQASRLNAGRIRTDLQRYRFQYFYARYPHTPLADYLALARVSDKQPMTSPAELRRAGEWLLELARHPDPMLRKMMAQRWRETCDRSIVLGDKCETVFREYRERFDADTENNEY, from the coding sequence ATGACGCGCCGCCCCAACCCGACGCCGGCCGTCTCCGTGGTCATGACGGTCTATAACAGCGCCGTCTTTGTCGCGGAGGCTATCGAATCCATACTGGGGCAGACCTTTGAAGATTTTGAGTTTATCATTGTGGACGACGGTTCCACCGACGGCTCGCCGGATGTTGTCCGACGCTACGCCTCCGGCGATCCCCGTATCCGCCCGTTCTTTCTAAGTCACGGGGGCAGTCACTCCGCTGTCAATTTCGGCGTACGGCAGGCGGCTGGAAACTGGATCGCCCGCTGCGACCATGACGATATCTCGCTCCCTTCCCGTCTTCGGACCCAACTAGACTGGGCGCAGGCGGCAGGCGTTGATATCTGCGGCAGCAGTTACGAAAACATGGGACTGCGTGAGGGGGAAGCGTGGTGTCCCGAGTCCCACGAAGCGATCTGCCGTGAGATGCTGTTCCGGGTAGTTATTCTGTGCGGCGCAACTATGATGCGAACCGAAATAGCCAAAAACAATCCCTACCGGGAGAACATTTTTCTGGACGATTATGAATGGGTAATGCGGATGGCTCCGAAGGTCCGTCTTGGGAATGTTCCCGCCGTACTATTGAAGCGCCGCTGCCACGAGTTGCAGGCCAGCCGCCTGAACGCGGGACGGATCAGAACTGATCTTCAAAGGTACAGGTTCCAATATTTCTATGCGCGGTACCCGCACACACCACTGGCCGACTATCTGGCACTGGCGCGGGTTTCCGACAAGCAGCCCATGACAAGCCCTGCCGAATTGCGCCGGGCGGGCGAGTGGCTGTTGGAGCTGGCCCGGCACCCGGACCCAATGTTGCGGAAAATGATGGCCCAACGCTGGCGGGAAACCTGTGACCGCTCTATAGTGTTGGGAGATAAATGCGAGACTGTCTTCAGGGAGTACCGGGAACGGTTTGACGCCGATACCGAAAACAATGAATACTGA
- a CDS encoding lasso peptide biosynthesis B2 protein — protein MNTDIRMSWFNYFYAVPAKWRRRTRVERLLLLEAFVLLGIARLTVLALPFKWLSGSLGRHMNEAADLVSASELELARQVGRAVRSAANYTLWESVCLPQAVAAQWMLKRRHIAGTLYLGLAKDEAKTEKLAAHAWLSCGGLVLTGARGHRQYTVVSMFS, from the coding sequence ATGAATACCGATATAAGAATGTCATGGTTTAACTACTTTTACGCCGTTCCCGCCAAATGGCGCCGCCGCACGCGTGTTGAGCGGTTGTTATTGCTAGAAGCGTTCGTGCTGCTGGGCATCGCGCGTCTGACGGTGCTGGCTCTGCCTTTCAAATGGCTGTCCGGCTCTTTGGGCAGGCATATGAACGAAGCAGCGGACCTTGTCAGCGCCTCCGAGCTTGAGCTTGCCCGGCAGGTGGGCAGGGCCGTGCGTTCGGCCGCGAACTATACTCTATGGGAGAGCGTCTGCCTGCCACAAGCGGTCGCGGCCCAGTGGATGCTGAAACGCCGTCATATCGCCGGCACTCTGTACCTGGGTCTGGCAAAAGATGAGGCAAAGACGGAAAAACTTGCTGCTCACGCCTGGCTTAGTTGTGGAGGTCTCGTTCTTACGGGCGCACGGGGACATCGGCAATACACAGTGGTATCCATGTTTTCCTGA